Genomic window (Vigna radiata var. radiata cultivar VC1973A chromosome 1, Vradiata_ver6, whole genome shotgun sequence):
ttatctctaATCTTATATCATAAATGATATGAAACGATGGAAcgaaataatatcaataataatgcatgatgataatTTAAAGGgtccattaaaaaaaacaaaagaaaaagtaataatgcttcaagaacaaaattagggaaaagaaaattttaattacttaccACATAGAAcgaaataataaaaaggaaatggTATTGTTATTGCGCTAGAAAAATAACTCTAAAAAGTTAGAATTCCAAAACCCATGAAAACAATTGGTAGAAAACAatgtaattattgaaaaatattgtttttaatattaagaaattattatttttataattaattttttttattataattaataatgataatataattaataataatttacataattttctaaaaatatgtataggtaattttcaaactttaaaatatttttgaaatataagtttaatatgtaataatttgaatcaatattatgataataattacaagtaataattaaaaataatatattgatataatttgttgcgtccttttttttaaagagaaaaatatgatttttaaaaatggaaaatgtttaactataatcaatgttttgaatattatttgatttgtttttttcgCAACCAACaccatttctttttctatttttttaattgtcaattaatttataaggcAAGATTTCCATAATATTACACTATGTGTATACAAATATGCACGTTGTAATACAAAAAGAAaggacgaaaaaaaaaaaaaaaagaggaagataCTCAGAAATAATAGATAGAGAGTATAGAGTAAAATAAGTTTTCACGTTAGATATACTCTGCCAATAGAACTACCGGAGAAGAACTAGGGGAGTACCGAAAGTTGAAAAGGTATATCACCTTTACatcattctttttctctttttattgtattttgaaatttttttctaaaggtattatttttactacacacaaataacatttttttaaaatcataaaataaaggGTATAAGTACGTGTGGGCCTATGACCGGTTTTTTTTCCCaccattcttaaaataaaaaaaatacaaaatatttaaaaacaaaaaaaaaaagtttccaTCATAAATGGATATACTTAAGAGCAAAGTCAATCATTGTCGCGTTCacttttcaaaaactaaaacaattcataataatttttaaaacaaatttacaaaccttttttctagataaagagcTTCGTTATATCTGATTGTTCAACATAAATGAATATACGTAGGAGCAATGTCAATGCTTGTGGGGCTCTGGACAAATGCAGTAAGGTGCTAATATCTTCATTGCGCGTAACTGAttcttaaacttaaaatttagtttttgtagatcatgtcttattttattttatgttttccaCAATTTTTCCagaataaattatggtggcaaccctcaaaatctataaaaactattttaactataaatttaaatagtaattataatattttgaaactattttaattattaataatttttagtttataaatttatcattactgtcattaattattttatatcactAAAATTAGTTagtatttaagaattttttttataaataaaattttgcaaaattgaaaactttaacTCAAATTTTCAGTAATTCCTAAAATTCCACTGATGTAGAATTTAACTCTACTAGGTGTAAGGTTAAGAAGAGTGGGTGAGTTGATATATTCCGTAATTTAGGCATAAAGtcttataatataatttctttttatggtaatataaaacaagattaaagttttattaaatttgataaaaggtCTTTTAATAACTCAAAggatattttcaattttaatgttcaataagatatcaaaattatgaaaaaacaaacttttttgttgaatgtgtttttttatttctatattctttcacattaatttaaatttcaataaaatgaaataaaaaggttaaaatttctaatttattcaatttctaAGGGTAAAAGTTGACATGTTGTTAACAAGTAAATTAAGTTGGGCAAACTTAAAATGCAAGCTTTTCAAATATGGTGACTATATTTTTACCTTAAGAAAATGAcgattaattttgttaaattaaaaattttaaaaataccaaaCAAAAAAATGGTCAAGATTGATTAAAATCAGTATCGTTGCTCATCGAAcgaaataataaaaaggaaatagcATTTTTATTAAGCTAGAAAAATAACTCTAAAAAGTTAGAATTCCAAAACCCTTGAAAACAATTTGTACAAAACAGGCCAGAATATCATTATtggaaaatattgtttttaatattaagaaattattatttttataattacttttatttattttaattaataatgataaaataattaatagtaatTTACACCATttatatctttatataaaaatgattcaTCTTTtggtctttatattttattttaattttaccttttaataagtaatatttttttaaattaaaataatttatttaccaattttattttctaagtaactatgtttttattttaacctttttttatctaatcttttttctatattaatatttttttaaactaaaataaattaatgaaagttagaaaaattattaaattaaatgaataggttgtttctgaattattttaaaagttaaagaaatatttttaattacaatttgcaTTGTATATATTCTTATTCTCATGCGAGTaaactctatatatatattagggtTGTGACAGCCGATCTAACAGGAGACGGTGATGGCTGGAATACTTCCGGTTGAACTCATACTGGATATTTTGTCATGGCTTCCTGTGACGAGCCTTATGCGATTCAGGTGCGTTTCAAAGACATGGAAATTTCTTATATCCAATCCTTACTTGGTGAAATTGCACCTTGAGAAGTCCTCCAGAAACCCACACATCCTCTTAATGGCGACACAGAGATACCATAAACCATGTTTTGTGTCTCGTTTATGCTCTTTACCTTATTTAATCCAAAATCCTGCACCCTCTTCTTGTGGTCGTACTTTGCGATGCCCCAAACCTTATAGATATTTATTCGGTTCTTGCAATGGTTTGCTTTCTCTACGTAACTCTGTCTCCACAAATAAGTATGAAGAGCATTGGGTCTGCTTTTGGAACCCTGCCACCAAAATTTTCTCCAGACCTTCACCAAGATTGCGTCTCAATTTCGACAGTTATGATCCgctttatattaattttgggTTTGCGTACGATGATCGGAGGGACAGTTACAAGGTGGTTGCAATGGTTTTGGATTGGAGTAGAAAGCAAACGAGTGTGTGGGTTTACTGCATGGGTCACGTACGTTGGAGACGTACTATAATGAGCTCTCCGTTTTTTCTCCCTTGTGACAATAATGGATACTCTCTGAATGGCACTGTTAACTGGATAGGATTTTCTTCTAATGAATCGAAGCTACACGTATTTTCGTATGATCTAAATAACGATACTTGCAGATGTTTTTCGCTGCCTGAACTCGACAcgaaaaattatttgtttaaatcaaTGGGAGTTTTGAATGGTTGTCTTTGTGTTTTCTTAGATATAGAAAAGACAATCATTGCTGTATTTGCATTGAAGGACGTTCGAGACGAAAGATCTTGGAGTCGGTTGCTGAGTCTAAGTTATGAAACTCTGATTATCTCTCATTATTTCTATCACCTGCAGATTTTGGGCATGTTGGCCGATCGTCTGTTGCTCGCATATTCAGATTGGGATGCTTACAATATCATCTTTACCTTTAAtttgaaggaaaataaaatagaacgtACTCGAACTTATCACAACAAGTTTCTCACTCGCATCTTCTCGTGTAACTATGTTTCAAGCTTGATTTCGTCTATTTGagatatttatttactttaaattaagGTACTGGTTTCACAAATCTTGGTATTTTCTTAGTTTGATTTGTTGGATGATTGTTtcactattaataaaatttccttttttGCATTGATTTGGGctgtaaaaattataaaccttTATATATGTACATTGTCAAAATTGTTTCCAGTGAGCTAGAATTTTCTGTCTTATTTGTGTAAATGGAGAAGAAAAGTAGAatggtgaagatgaaaatgaagattattaagtatttaaaaagggtacatgttttgttaattattcTTACTAAACCCATGTTTTGTCGCTAATATGATATGCTTCAACTCTCCTTTGTGATCACTtgtaatttatcttttgattTTATCTAACCAATGTCTTTCTTAATGCATTTCTTgaattctatatattttttaattttcactatGATTGActttatttaggttaaattgATTTTCAGCATATCTTTCAATTTTGGTGTCATTTATtagaagtaaatatttttttttaatttatatatataggtaCTTGGATTCTAAAATTCAGTGGCCAATATAGATATAGAGATACACATTGGATTCTAAATTTTGGTGACCAACAAACACACTTGATTCTATATTTAGGTCCATTAATACCCTTGACTACAAATTCATGTTAATACCAGATTTGgaaaataatactaaattttaaaatctggttAACAttcaataaatacataattatgtATTCCGGTTAACAATAATTTGTATGTTAATGaacaaaaagaattttaaaatctggTCACGCAACACGAATTCCAAATTCTGAACCAAGAAAGGGAAGgtaaagaagataaagaaattttgaaagaacttgtgtggtttttatatatttgcaaCATCACTTACAATAAACATATGTTAGAATTATGTCTAAAGGatgttttttttgtaaaaatactaTGTTTATGTTTTGGATTCCACAATTAATACAAagtttatatatgtaaattgtttatattgtaGATCAATTTCACAAATACGTTTAATTTATTggttaaagaaatatttataattacaatttGCATGGTACCtattcttatatatatgtaaattttttcGTATGATCTAAATAAGGATACTCGCAAATGTTTGTCGCTGCCTGATTTTAAATCTATGGGAGTTTTAAATGGTTGTCTTTGTGTTTCTTTAGATATAGGGAAGACCGTCTTTTGTTGTATTTGCATTTCTCGTCATCGGTGGAGAAGGTTCAAAATTTTCATGGTGTTTCTGTCTTATTTGCACTTCGTAGTTCATGCAGGGTTTTCTTGGTATGTTGCTTCAGTTTTTTGTTACAATGATgtgtaattttcaaaatatttcaaaacgAGNGTTAACAATTATATCTTTTAAGAAATTAGTTGATAATTATTatgaaggataaaataaaaacaaaagttatgtaaatattctctttatatataaatataaattataaaatttaatgtaaataattttttaaatagattttatttattttgtaaagaatttttttaattaaaaatgattaaatttaaaaagaccgtgaaattaaaaaacagatgaaatttttaaaaaaatcacttaaatgaaatcgataaaataattatttaattgtaaaaattttatttaaaaaaaaaattgaaaaaaaaaattattaataaataatatcaaaccGAGTTTATAAATGATAATGGAAGTTTAGGCCGATTAATTACATTGATAAATGATAAATGTATTCAACACatgaaaatatgtattaaaatattttttgtagtaTAATAAACTAAAGTGTACATTATTAAGGAGTTCTCTTGGAATCAAAACTGCCACTCGATGCAGGTCGTGAATAAGGAGTTCTCTTGGATGCAGTCGGTCGTCCAACCCTAGGTGGTTGTCTCTATGACTCTCCACTTCCATCTTTGTTTTCTCCAATACTCTTGCCCTCTACTCCAAAGTTGGAAACTCCTTGATGCACATATCGGTGACCACCAGCTTGATATCATCCTCAATCCATTCTCAAACTTCCTGCACTGTCACTTTTTGTCCATCACCAAAGTATGAAATTTGAGAAGGTGTTTGAACTGATCGGCATACTCAGATACCGACATGCTCCCCTGAACTAGCTGAAGGAACTCTGCCTTCTTTGCAAACCGAACACTATCAGGAAAGTATTCAGTATAAAACTTCTTCTTGAATATCTCCCAAGAGATGGGAGTACCGCTTTCATCCAATAGCATTTTCATGCTACTCCACCAATAACCGGTTTTCCCAGTTATAAAGTACTCGGAGAAGGCCAATCTGTTCTCGTCCGAGCACCTCTTGGCATTGAAAATTATCTCCATATCCCTGAACCACTGATTAGCTTCATATAGATTGCACTTGCCATTAAACTTTGCCAGATGGTGTTGCAAAAAACTCTCTAAACTCCATTCTTGAGGATGAGTAGAAGAAGACGGTTCGACTGTAGATCTACCGCTCGTCATCAAATCCACATACTGCCTCTAGGATGTCTCAGCTGATACCCTAGCAGTTTCCAACTGCTGCAAGGCCATTGTATTCTGTTGTACTAATGCAGTGTTTTGTTGCTGCATTATCGTGATCACAAACTCAATCATTCGCATCAAGACTGATGCATCAGGATTTGTGGGTGGGGAAGGAGGAGGCCTAAGTGTCATCTTCTGCTTATACAGAGAGAAAGAACCATCAGTCTGACTCAAGGAGACAAGGACAGTATCTAAACCTAACACTGAGTATAGAACACAAGTATAGCATACTCATAATTTACAGGATTTCTAAGGAAAGaattgctctgataccattaatgtaacatcccaaaaatatagtGTAAACTATATTATagaattattacatatattagataaaattttgtaatctaCAAAATTTGCACCCCTCAACCCTTCATGACCTATCCTAATCAATTTTACCAACTTCTACCACTCCTAGATGGAATTCTAAGCTACAATAAACCTAAACAAAAGTGtaaaaaccaaattaaactAGTTTTAAACTCATTTTACAACAAGATTCCAACTCAAGTTAACCAAAACCTTACTTTAGAGACCATAATTGAATTTCACAAGTTTTAGCTTATATTTGAACAACTTAAGGGGTATGAACAAGTCAAAAATGACTCAATTACAGACTTTAAACCCTCCACTATGCCTTAAAACtactaattctaaaattcacTATTCCAAACCCCTAAAATACACTTAAAACTCTTACAAACATAACCAACTACCTATCACTTTATTCTAGATCCCAAATTTACCAATTCACAACTCAAACAAGTCCCTAATCAACCACACAACATAACCTAAATCACCACTTATCTACTTAGACCAGTATTTCTAAAAATCACTCATTAAAACTCCTATTTTTGACCAAAACAACATAAAACTTAGCCTAGTTTATTTTTCCTCAACATTTAACCAAATTTAACACTACAAAACATGTCAACAACACCCTTCATCATACAATTTGAGTTTAACATAGAATCATTCAATGTCAACATTCATCATATGGTCAAATACATTTACATAATATCAATTCACATTAACTTAACATTTCAAGCATAATCATTCAACATATACTAGTTACACACCCTAATAATTACCAATTTATACTTCATAATTCAACATCAAATAGGAACTAGCTTCTCTTACCTCAAAGAGAACTACCACAAATCAACAAAGCTCACCAACCTTACTTAGAACTCGGGGAATCCTATAAACGTCTATAGAAtacataattttgataaaaaagagcCCTTAGAACCTCTTATCAACaaggaatttgaaaaaaaaaaaaaaaacaaatgacaCATGACACATGAGAAGGAAGAATCCCTATGTATAACCTCAAACTAAGaacaaaaggaagaaagagtCGAAACTTACTAGCTCTAGAATATAAACTGATCggtaaataatgaaaattatactGTCGTGATCTTCTAGGCACTTCTTAATCATCAAACAAATGATCGAAGAGTtagaatttatagaaaaaaaaaactttaaaaagaattttagaataGATGACGAGTATTTTAGATGGTgaaacaagtttaaaaaattttatattattgaattattttaaaattaaattaatcgatttcattattttaaaatagctATCAAACTCTAATACTATAAGTTTTAGGTTCTTACATAATATgtctaacaaatattaataataataatttaatatacaaattatataatcttactatttaattacattttcaattactagattaatatttaagtctaaaaataataataataataataataataataataaataataataataatgtattttcactatattttaaaaattcgcGATAAGGTTAAACAATAAACGAGTAAACTCCATAAAATTGATGAAACACCtgcataacaaaattttattaataaaattttaaatataatttatctaatgataaaatcactaaacaagtttataaaatagagatctaatattgtaaaaatataaaacattgtaAACATATAAGAATATgacacaattttaatattagtaaacattaatatttatcaccataataataaataaagtagtttaaaaaataaatattttactatcaCACTTATGTGAGATTGTGcttatttattcaatattttcatactacattatatattattaatgtgtcATACATACATTAATAATATCTTACTTTCTACCTccgtgtatgtgtgtgtatatcgTGGTATTCAATTGGATGACTGCTTTACATTAACCATTCTCCAAATATCTTTACAGCTTCAACTTCTAATAACAGCttaatattttccaaaaaagaTTGAATAGGATGAAAATAAGGTTCAACAATTAAGTTTATGTGGATGGCACAAATTCATTAGTATTTTCCTAATCAATCAACATTTCCCCATTTGTAGTCTGAATTGTGTCCTTGTTACTCTGTAGGCTTAGCCCTTCACCgtgttttttcatttcttgaGACCTCACAAACTCCTCAATTCTTGCTTTTAGCTCAACATTGGGAATCAACATATCCACAGTGAGATGAGAACGGTTGAAGGGGTCAGTCTGCACAAACAATCAAACGGAAAAGCATAAACCAAGGAAGGACGACAAGGAACAAAGGATGAAAGGTATACACTTACACTATCACTAAGAAGATGCCTCTGAATCACAGCACGATCAACCGTCGTCCTTGAAGAAGGCAAAATTACTGGATCCTTCATCAAAGTGTACTGCAATGCAAAACATGTATATGATGCGTCAGAATTACCTTATCTTTCTATTCAAACTACCAACAAATTTTTAGAGCTTCTGAAATAAACAAAGCAATTTTTCCCAATAAAAACGATAAGTAATCACGTATGTAAATGCTATCAaactttacaatttaaaaaaaaaacatgtttaacagaCAGAAAGAAGTGGGAAACCCACTTGAATCGGATCAAGGAATTCCTCCGGTATTTCTCCTAGAGTAGCTTCAGCATCCATGGCCTCCGAAGCAGCAACTTTAGCTTTAGCACCAAGTTGAATAAATTCCTGTATAATTCTTCCGTCCTCACCAATTCTGTGAAGGACATCGGCTGCAGCACTAAACAACTGTAGCCAAATACCAGTCCGTTTAAATTAGATTATGGGAATacacagacaaaaaaaaattcttgataACAATATGCAATATATCAAAAGTCCCACAAACTTGCCTGATCATTGTATGATCGACCATCCCTTGAGATGACAGATGGGAAGATGGAATTCGTGTCACCCCTAGCCAAATGAACATATATGTGCACAATCTGCAAATAAATAAACTGAAGTTAGTAgtacaaatatatttgtcaCTGTCAATGtccattttttatgttgaatccATCAAATGACCATATTTGACATCAAATAACAGTTTAAAGAGCAATTTGCTTTCAAAATTGACAATgaagaattattttaatgtatttattgttGAAGGACCACAGAATAACACTTGCATCCTTAGAGAACCAAAATGATTGTTGAGATGTGAAGAATGGGAATATTGGAGGCCAAGCTGAAGCTGCTATGCATCTTAAGAGAACTCCTAACCACTGTCATATTAAGAACCAGATCTCCACAAAAGCCTAAGCTGTGGAGTAAGGCAAGAGAATGATGTCATATCTCCAAGTCATTTAAGCGGGCTTTTAACATCACCAGCACAAAAGTCAAAACTGTATCATTGGTCGTCCAAAATTAAAGTTCTTCAAATTTCTCAGAGTAATGAAGATGTAAATATAACACTTTTAGAATCAATCCTTCTACAAGAATGTTAGATTAAGTCTACAGATTACAGAGGATAGCATAGCATCCTTCCTGTCATAATTACTCACCACTAAAAAACTCATTCAAATGTTTCTGAAATATA
Coding sequences:
- the LOC106757556 gene encoding F-box/kelch-repeat protein At3g23880-like, which translates into the protein MAGILPVELILDILSWLPVTSLMRFRCVSKTWKFLISNPYLVKLHLEKSSRNPHILLMATQRYHKPCFVSRLCSLPYLIQNPAPSSCGRTLRCPKPYRYLFGSCNGLLSLRNSVSTNKYEEHWVCFWNPATKIFSRPSPRLRLNFDSYDPLYINFGFAYDDRRDSYKVVAMVLDWSRKQTSVWVYCMGHVRWRRTIMSSPFFLPCDNNGYSLNGTVNWIGFSSNESKLHVFSYDLNNDTCRCFSLPELDTKNYLFKSMGVLNGCLCVFLDIEKTIIAVFALKDVRDERSWSRLLSLSYETLIISHYFYHLQILGMLADRLLLAYSDWDAYNIIFTFNLKENKIERTRTYHNKFLTRIFSCNYVSSLISSI